ATAGCCAAGGCTGGCGACAAAGCAGTCGCAAGCATAGTTGCCGCACGCAGCGAAGGCGGAAACTTCAAATCGTTCTGGGATTTCTGCAAACGCGTTTCAAACGGTCAGGTGAACAAGGGCGTTGTCGAAAGCCTTGCCAAGGCGGGCGCGTTTGACAGTCTTGAGCCGAACAGGGCAAGCGTGCTTAAATCCGTGCAGCTCTTTATGGACGTTGCCGCGCGGCAGAATCAGGACAATAATCAGGGCAGTCTTTTCGTGGGGCTTGACGATGAGGCGGATATTCCGCAGCTTGTAGAAACAGAGGATTTTTCGCTGCGGGAAAAGCTTGAATATGAAAAAGAAAGCACGGGGCTTTACATTTCAGGTCATCCGTTTGACAAATTTGAAAACGTTGTTGCGCCGTACATTACCTGTCCGCTGAAAAACGCCGGACAGTGGCAGACGTCAAAAGAGCCGCTGATAACGGCAGGACTGCTTTCTTCCAGCAAGGAACGCTTCACGAAAAAAGGCGATCCGATGGGTATAATTACTCTCGAAGACGCGGTTACAAAGCTTGAGGTTGTGTTGTTCCCTAAAGTATGGGCGGTCTACAAACCGTTTCTTGTTCCGGGCGAACTCTATATAGTCAAGGGACAGCCTAAGGAAGACAGAGGCGTTTCCGTGCTTGCGGACGAAATTTATACGGAACAGGATTACAAAGAAAAACTGGCGCGGCATTTTACCGTTGTGCTTGACGAAGACAAGCTTCCGGCGGACGAAGTGTTCTTCAGGCGTTTTGTGGACGTGCTTGCAAGGCACAAAGGGAACGCCGCAGTCAGGCTTAAGCTCACCGGCAGCGAACGGAATCTTGTTTCACTGCTGCGTGTAAAGGTTGACGATACTGACGACAGCCTGAAAGAAGAACTTACGGTTCTTGCTCAGGACGCGGTAAGCTTTGAATAAAAAATTGAGGTGAGTTGAGAATGAAAGAGAACGACAGCGATTACGTAGTGGTAAAGGCACTTGAGGACGGAGTAACGGTTATCGGCGTCACGCGCGGTACGGAAAACAAATTCCTGCATACCGAAAAGCTTGACGACGGTGAAGTCTGGATTGCACAGTTTACCGAAAACATTTCGGCGATGAAAATCCGCGGTAAAGCGGTCATACAGTCCAAACACGGGGAAATATGCAGCGGAAAATGAACCCTGCCGGAACATGCGCCTGTCTTTAGTGCGGCATAGTTTGCGTGTTTTGCGGATTGTGGATATAACAGAAT
The genomic region above belongs to Candidatus Equadaptatus faecalis and contains:
- the mtrB gene encoding trp RNA-binding attenuation protein MtrB, producing MKENDSDYVVVKALEDGVTVIGVTRGTENKFLHTEKLDDGEVWIAQFTENISAMKIRGKAVIQSKHGEICSGK